CGGAGGCGAGGTTCTCGAGCTGGGAGGCGGGGACCAGCAGGCGGCGCTGCCCGTCGATGCAGATGGCGTCGGGCGAGGCCAGCCGGTCGTCCTGCACCAGCGTCAGCATCCGCCCCTGCGGCGTCAGCACGGCGATCCGGCGGTTCTCGGCGTCGGACAGGTAGAGGTTGCCCAGCGTGTCCATCGCCGTGCCGCCGATGGTCGGGATCTCGGCGATGGTCTGGATCGCCGACGCGAGGTCGGCATCGGTCAGGCTCTCGTCGGTGAGCAGGGCCGTCGCGATCCGGCGGACCGGCCCGGTCGGCGTCGCCCAGTAGAGCCAGGCCCCGTCGGCATCGAGTTCGATCATGTCGCTGGCGACCGCGGGCCGGCGGCCGTCGGCATCGGCCAGGATGCGGCCGCCCTGCCCCTTCTGCGCCGCGCCCTCGGGCTTGCGCAGAAGCGGGTGGCCGGAGAGGCGGCGCAGGGTCCGGTTCGCCGCCAGATCGTGGACGATGATGCCGCCGAGCCCGGAATCGGTGACGTAGAGCATGTGGTCGTGCAGGCGCAGGTCGTTCATCGTCGCGCCGGCCGGCAGGATGTCGTCGCCGAAGCGGAGCACCGCGAGCACGGTCCCGGTGCGCGGATCGAGGCGGACGATCTTCTGCCCGCCCGGCACGGCACGCTCGCCCACGGCCCCCTGATCGACGACCCACAGCGTCCCGTCGTTGAAGACGTGGACGGCGTTCACCATGACGAAGGCCGATTGCCCGTCGCCGCCCTGGCTCCACGCGTTCCACGCGCCACCGGGGAACGGCGACAGCGCCCCGTCCTGTTCGACCCTGACGAGCGAGGGGGTCTCTCTGTGGTCGGGGAAGCGCGGCAGGCCGAGGAACAGGGTGCCGTCCGGGGCGGCGGCGACGCCGTTGCACAGCCAGCGGGACTGCGCCGCGAGCGTGAGGACAGGCGTCGGCGCGGAGGCGGCACGCGCCGCCTGTGCGGTGGTCATCGACATGGGGGGCAGAACTCCGCTGGCGGCAAGCACGGCAAGCGCGGATCGACGGGTGAAATGCGGCGGCAGCATAGGGAGGCAAACGGGAGGCACAATCGATAGTGGCTGGCCGCGGGGGCAAGGGACTCTTGCGTCCTCGGCGAGAGTCCGGATGAGGACGAGCGCGGCGGGCCGCTACGTATCCTGCGCTTCGAGCGGGACTTCGGCGAAGATGCCCGTATCCGGCTCGACGAACTCGATCGTGTTGCCCTCCGGATCGGCCACGAAGAGCGTGCCGATCCCGAAATCGAGCGGGTCGCCGGCATCGGTCACGGCGTGGGTCTCGTATTCGAGGCTTGCCATGTACGGCGTCACGCCCTGGCGCAGCAGCGCCGCCGCGGTCTCGCGCAGGCTCTCGACCTCCAGCGCGAAGTGCTGCTCGATCCGGCCCGAGGCGGGCGCGTCGGGCGACGGCATCAGGTGCACGACGAAGCCGTTCCCGGCCCGCAGCCAGTTGGTCTTTGTCGGATGCGCGTCGAGGCCGATCACCTCGGTATAGAAGCGTCGCATCGCGTCGAGGTCGTGGGCGGCGATCGCCGTGTGATGCAGGCGCGTGACGCGGATCATGGCTATCCTCTTCGCAGGCGCGGCACCCGAGGCCCGCAGGTGACCGGCCGCCGCGCTCAAGGGCCGCGCGCAAGGGCGCTTCGACCGTCAACGGCCCGGCGCCGCGCCGGTCTCTCGCCGACAGGGCCAGGCTGTCTTGCCGGGCGGGAGGGGGAAGCGATGCGCCGACCTCGGATTTCTGCCGGCGCGGAGAGACACCGTGTCCGTTTCGGAAAGAGACCGCCGCGCAAGCTTGATTTATAGATATGCTAATTCAACGAGAGATCAGCAATTCGAGCGCGGCGTGAGATTTCGATAGTCATCGAGCGTGCTGCCAATGCTGCACGCACGCATGTCCGCAAGAATTGTGTGGCGACCCGACTTGTCGCTCGCATGGGGCCGCACCGCGGTGCCGGCCGATAGGCAGTCGCGCGTCACGATCTCAAAACCAAGCGCATGTCGATCGAAGTGTCGGCGCCGGGGGGAATATGAACAGAAGGCAGATACTCGCCTCGATGGCGGCCCTTGCCGGCAACGCCTCCACCGCGCAGGCTGCGGAACTCAGCGGCGAGATGCCCTGGGAGCCCGGTCAGGCGAACGTTCCGCCGCTGCCCGATTCCGGGTCGGAGCGCTTCGTGTTCTTCACGCCTGCGGAAGCCGAGGCCGTGGGCGCCATGGCCGACCGGATCATCCCGGCGGACGACCTGAGCGTCGGCGGCCGGGAGGCGGGCTGCGTCCGCTTCATCGATCGTGAACTCGCCGGCCCCTACGGCCGGGCGGCGACGCAGTACCGCCTCGGCCGCTTCGTCAAGGGAACCGCCGAGCAGGGCATCCAATCCCCTCTCGCCCCGGCCGACCGCTACCGGCTCGGCCTCGCCGCCCTCGATCGCCACTGCCGCGCGGCCCACGGCAAGGGCTACGCGAGCCTGCCCCCGGACGAGCAGGACAAAGTCCTCTCGGCGATGGAGGCCGGAACGCTCGACCTCGGCGAGGTCGATGCGAAGGAGATGTTCGAGCAGATCCTGCAGAACGTCCGCGAAGGCTTCCTCGCCGACCCGCTCTACGGCGGCAACAAGGATCTCGTCAGCTGGCGGATGCTCGGATTTCCCGGAGCACAGTACGATTTCCGCGATGTCATCGACTTGAAGGGAAAGAAGCTCGACTTCGTTCCGGTCAGCATGATCGACAAGTCCCTTTGATTTCTGCCCCTTGATCGTTCCGAAAGCTGTCGTCCGATGACCAATGTTCGTCCAAAAGCCGATGCCGTGATCGTCGGTCTCGGCTGGTGCGGCTCGCTCATGGCCGAGGAGCTGACCCGGGCCGGCCTCAATGTCGTCGCCATCGAGCGCGGCCCCTGGGTCGAGACGGCCGTCGATTTCCCGCCCTCCGTCGATATGGACGAACTGCGCTGGGACACCCGGCGGGCGATGCTGCTGCCGCCGGCGATCGAGACCATCACCTTCCGCAACGACCCGACCCAGAAGGCGCTGCCCGCGCGGGACTGGAACTTCAACGAGTGGGGCTACAATGTCGGCGGGTCGGGCACCCACTGGGCCGGCATGGCGTGGCGCTTCCTGCCGTTCGACTTCCAGCCCTACAGCATGACCGTCGCGCGCTACGGCGCCGAGCAGCTCCTCGACGGCCTGATCGTGCAGGATTGGGGCGTCACCTACGACGACCTCGAACCATTCTACGACCGGTTCGAGAAGATCGCCGGCGTGTCCGGCAAGGCCGGCAACCTCAAGGGCGAGAAGATCCCCGGCGGCAACATCTTCGAGGGGGCGCGCTCGGACGAGTATCCGCTGCCCCCCCTCAAGACGACCCGCCTGACCGACCTGTTCACCGAGGCCTCGGCCAGCCTCGGCTACCATCCCTTCATGGTTCCGGCGGGCCAGACCTCGGGGGCCTACACCAACCCGCTCGGCGTCCGGATGGGGCCCTGCACCTATTGCGGCTACTGTCTGTATTACGGCTGCGGCAACTGGTCGAAATCGACGCCCAACAACTGCGTCGTCCCGGCGCTGATGCAGCGCAAGAACTTCAGCGTGCTGACCGAATCGACGGTGCTGCGCGCCAACCTCGCCCCGGACGGGACCACCGCCACCGGCGTGACCTACGTCGACAAGGACAACCGGACCTGGGAGCAGCCGGCGGACATCGTCGTCTTCTCCGCCTTCCAGATGCAGAACGTGCGGCTGATGCTGCTCTCGAAGATCGGCAAGCCCTACGATCACGCGACCGGCGAGGGCGTCGTCGGCCGGGCCTACAGCTTCCAGACCGTGTCCGGCGCCAACATCTTCTTCGAGAACGAGTACCTGAACCAGTTCATCGGCGCCGGCGCCCTCTCGGCCCAGGTCGATGACTTCAACGGCGACAACTTCGACCATACCGGGATGGGCTTCATCGGCGGCGCCGGCATCCTCGTCGTCTCCCGCGGCGCCCGCCCGATCGGCAATGCCGACTTCCTCCCGCCCGGAACGCCCCGGTGGGGCAGCGCGTGGAAGAAGGCGTACACCCACAGCTTCCAGAACGGGACGTTCCTGTTCGGCCAGGGCACGAGCTTCGCGCACAAGGACGCCTATCTCGACCTCGATCCCGAGTACAAGGACATCCACGGCCTCCCGCTCCTGCGGCTCACCTACGACTACAACGAGAACGACCGCCGCTCGGCGAAGCTGATCGAGGACAAGAGCGTCGAGATCGGCCGGAAGATGGGAGCGAAGGTCGTCGTCGGCACGAACGCGACCAACCAGCACGCCTCGCCCTACCAGCTCGCCAGCGACCACACCAATGGCGGCGCGGTGATGGGGCTCGACCCGAAGACCAGCGCGCTCAACCGTTTCCAGCAGAGCTGGGACGTTCACAACGTCTTCGTCCTCGGCGCGTCGTCCTTTCCCAACAACGCCGGCTACAACCCGACCGGAACGGTCGGCGCCCTGACCCTCTGGACTGCGAAAGCGATCATCGAGACTTATCTCGACAAGCGCGGTCCGCTGGTGGCGAATTGAGGTGACGACCGTGACCTTGCTCCTGCGCACCCTCCTCGCCACCGCAGCGCTCTCGCTCTGCCTTCCCCTCGGGAGCGTCGCCTCGGCCCAGTCCGAGCCGGCACCGATCCAGACGAAGGACGTCGACGCGCCCAAGGTGGTGGAGGCGCCGAAGACGGAGGCCGACCCCGCCATCGAGCGCGGGCGCTACATCGCGGTGGCCGCCGACTGCGTGGCCTGCCACACCAATCCGAAGAGCGGGAAGCCGTTCTCCGGCGGCTACGCCCTGGAGACCCCGTTCGGCACGCTGCTGTCGAGCAACATCACCTCCGACCCGGAGACCGGCATCGGCCGCTGGACCGAGGCGGAGTTCACCCGCGCCCTGCGCGAGGGGCTCGGGAAGGAGGGGCAGCACCTGTATCCGGCGATGCCGTACACGAGCTACACCAAGATGTCCGATCGCGACGTCCACGACCTGTGGCTCTACATGAAGACCGTGCCGCCGGTCCGCAACGCCGTCGTCACCAACCAGCTTCCGTTTCCCTTCAACATCCGCGCCCTGCTGATGGGGTGGAACCTGATGTTCTTCGAGCAGAAGCGGTTCCAGCCGAGGGCCGACCGGTCCGCCGCCTGGAACCGCGGCGCCTATCTCTCCGACGCGCTTGCCCATTGCGGCGCCTGCCACACGCCGAAGAACGTCCTCGGCGGCGACAAGACGAGCAAGGCCTATCACGGCGAGGTCCTGCAATCGTGGTACGCCCCCGACATCACCACGAGCAAGACCGGCGGCATCGGCGACTGGTCGAAGGACGACATCGTCCAGTATCTCAAGATCGGCAGCAACCGGATGGCGGTCGCCTCGGGGCCGATGGCCGAGGCGGTGACGAACTCGACCCAGCATCTGAGCGACGCCGATCTCGCCGCGGTCGCCGACTATCTCCAGTCGCTGCCGCCGAGCCCCGCGACCGAGGCGAGGCGCGTCGCCGCCCCCGATCCGGTCATGGCCCAGGGCAAGCGCGTCTTCGACGCTCAGTGCAAGGCATGCCACGCCTCCGACGGAACCGGAATCCGGCACATGACGCCGAGCTTCCCCGGCAACACCGCCGTGCAGTCGCACGAGGTCGCCGGCATCGTCCGGACCGTGCTGGCGGGCGCACGCGGCGCGATCACGGCTGAGAATCCGACGGGGGCGGCGATGCCGTCCTTCGCCTGGAACCTGTCGGACCAGCAGATCGCCGCGGCTCTGACCTACATCCGCAACAGCTGGGGCAACGCCGCGCCGCCGGTCACCACCGAGGCCGTCGCCGCCACCCGCAAGGCCCTCAACCTCAACGCCGTCGGGCGCGCGCCCCACCCGGTCCCGTGAGGGGCGGCGCCCGACGCATGGCCCCGCGCGAAAGGCCGGCTGCACCGCCGCGCTCACAGCGGATGAGGTCGGGAGCGGACGTTTCGCGAACCGCCCTGTACCTCCAGGGCGAGCCGTGCTCGCGCGCGGAGCCGGTAGAGAACGACACCCGCGGGATCGGCCGCACGAGCGGGAGAAGTTGAGGCCAGAGCCTCCGCTTCGTCTCGGCCGTCACCTGCGCCCTGCCCCGCGCCGCCTCGCTCCGAATCCTTCCGCCTGCGGGTTGATCGGCGCGAAGTAGACGGTCAATGCTTCGCAAATATAATTTATTGAGCGGAATAATTCCGTTTTCATCGCGCTATTACTGAGAATCCACCAATCAAACTGCGGGTGTTCAAGTCTATGTCGCCCCTAAAAAGACGGCTTCTCGCCACGCTGTCAATCGCCGCCGTGCCGCTGATGAGCGCCGCGCAGGCCGAGCCCGGGCATGGTTCCCGCGCACGATCCCGGCACGCCCCCGCGGCGGGAGGGGAGGCATCTCCGGGCGTCGTCCCGACCGCGTCGCGTCCCTCGACGGCGGATTCGTCCCGGCCGGCGCCGCCCGGCAGCCTCGACACGCAGGCCGCCGCGCCCACCTGGGGCGTGCTGGGCAACTTCGGAGGCCTGCGCGACGACCTCTTCCGCGCCGGCATCCGCACGGACGGCAGCTTCGATTACCAGACCTCGACCAACATCCAGGGCGGCCCCTACCAGTCCCTGCGCGGCGCCGGACAGCTCGCCCTGCGCGCCGCCGTGGACATGGACCGCTTTGCCGGCCTCGCGGGCGGCACCTTCAACCTCGCCCTGACCTACCGCTTCGGTCGCGGCCTCACCGCGGACCAGCACCTTAACGTGCTCCAGCAGACCGAGGAGATCTTCGGCCGCGGCCGCTTCCCGCGGCTAACCCAGCTCTCCTACACCCAGCGCTTCGGCGAGTTCGTCGATCTCAAGTTCGGCCGCCTGCCCGTCAGCGCCGACTTCGCCGGCTTTCCTTGTGAGTTCCAGAACCTGACGTTCTGCGGAAACCAGCCCGGCAACCTTGTCGGCAATTATTGGTACAACTGGCCCGTCTCGCAATATGCCGCCCGCCTGCGGCTCGGCAATCTCGACACCGGCTACCTCATGGCCGGCGTCTACCAAGTCAATCCGCGCGACCTCGAGAACGGCTTCAACTTCGACCCGACCGGTGCCGCCGGTGCGCTGGCCATCGTTGAGGCCGCCGCCTTCCCGACGCTCCCGCCCTTCACCTATCGCGGCAGCTACACGGTCGGCGCGTGGTACCAGACCGGCGGCGGCCCCGACCTCTTCCTCAACCGCGACGGCCTGCCCCTGGCGTCGGCCGGCGGGCTGCCACTCGCAAACCGCGACCGCAGCGGTCTCTACGGCGTGGCCGTGCAGGAACTCTACCGGCCCGATCCCGGCAACCCGCTGCGCAACCTCTCCGCCTTCGTCCGCGTCACGCTGGCCAACTCCTCGACGTCGCTCATCGACAGGCAGGAGACCATCGGCCTCGTCTACAAGGGCTTCTGGGCCGAGCGGCCCTTCGATTGGATCGGCGTCGGCATCGGCCAGTCACATGCCAGTCGGGCCCTGGCGCAGAGCGTCCAGATGGCCAACCTGCTCGATGGTGGCGTCCGCGCGCTCCCCGGATACGAGCGCGCGTTGGAGGTCTTCTACAGCCTCGCCCTCTCTCCCGACGTGGTGGTCCGGCCCAACATCCAGTTCATCAACCGTCCCGGCGGCGTCGGCGGGCGGGACGACATCCTGGTCTTCGGCGTCAAGAGCGGCGTCACGTTCTGACCCGGACAGGCATGGGGCCAGCGCAGCAATGCGGCCCGCGCCGACGCAAACGCCCCGCCCTTCCACGATCAAACTCCATTCGGACCCGTCCTCCTCAAAGGTTCGCCGCCATGCCGATCAGCAAGAGAATTCGCTCGATCAATCTACGATCCATCAAGTCGAAAATCATCGGTACGTTCGCGATCCTGGTTGTGTTGTCCGGCCTGACCGGCGGCTTCGCGATCCTCAAGGTCGATCAGGTCTCGGCGATCGGCGCGGCGCTGGCCCGTCAGGTCGAGGCCGTGACCTTGCTGGGCGACCTCGCCCGGCTCAGCCAGCAGCTCCGTGCGCTGACGGCGCTGCAGCACTACAGCCCGAACGAGACGCAGCGCAGCGCCTATGCGCGGGAAGCCGAGGAGGGCCGCGTCGCCTTCTCGAAGGCCTGGGGCGACTACGCGACCCTGATCGAGGGCGCGCGCGAGACCCAGCTCGCCGAAACCCTGCGTAACGCGTGGCAGCACTTCCTGGCGATCGAAGAGGAGATCCTCATCCTCGACCGGGCCGGCCTGAACGAGACCGGAACAGCTGTGCTGCAGGGTGACATGCTCTCGGAGGCCGCCAACTTCTACACCGCGGTGCGGGCCGTGCAGGCCTATCGTCAACAGGAGGTCGAGATCGCCACGGCCGCCGCCCAGGAGATCCGCGCCTCGGCCCGCTTCTGGATCGTCTCGGCCTTGGCCTGTCTGCTGACGCTCTGCACGCTGGCCGGCTGGCTTCTGACGATGACGATCTCCCACCCGATCGGGCGCATGACCGGCGTGATGGGCCGGCTCGCGGATGACGACATCGGCGTCGAGGTCCCCGATCAGCGCCGCTCCGACGAGATTGGCCTGATGGCAGCCGCGGTTCAAGTCTTCAAGGACAACATGATCCGCAACAAGGCTCTCGAGGCCGAAGTGGCCGCCCAGCGCGCCGGGGCGGAGGCGCAGCGCCGGACCGCCATGCGCGAGTTGGCGGACGCATTCGACCAGTCGGTCGGCGGGATCGTCACGGCCGTCTCCTCGGCGGCCGTTCAGATGCAGACGACCGCCCGCCACCTCTCGGTGTCGGCCGAGGCCACCTCGGTGCGCGCCGTGGCGGTCTCCGCGGCGGCCGAGGAAGCCTCCGTCAACATCCATTCGATCGCGGGCGCTGCCGAGGAACTCGATGCCTCGGTGACGGAGATCGGCGTCCAGGTCGAGCGCTCCTCGGCGATGTCGCAGGCCGCCGTTCGGGAGACCGAGGGAATGACTGCGCTGGTGCGCGAGCTGACGGGCGTGGCCGCCAGCATCGGCGACGTCGTCGACACCATCGCCGGCCTTGCGGGCCAGACCAACCTGCTGGCGCTCAACGCCACGATCGAAGCGGCGCGGGCCGGGGAAGCCGGCCGCGGCTTCGCGGTCGTGGCCACGGAGGTCAAGGAACTCGCCAACCAAACCTCCCGTTCGGCCAGCGAGATCACGGCCAAAATCGAGGCGATCCAGTCCTCGACGGGACGGACCGCCACGGCCATCGATGGCATCTCCGCCTCGATCCGCTCGATCAACGAGACGGCGACCGCCATCGCGTCGGCCATCGAGGAGCAGGGGGCGGCGACGCGCGAGATCGTTCAGGCCATTGCCCAGGCCTCGAGCGGCACCGGCGAGGTGACCGCCAACATCTCCGGCGTGGCGAGCAACGTCGAGGAAACCGGGACCGGCGCCGCGCAGGTTCTGAGTGCCTCGGGCGAACTCGCCCAGCAATCCGATCTGCTGCGCCGACAGGTGCAGTCGTTCCTCGACACCGTCCGTGCCGCCTGACGTCCGCGCTTCCACCGAGGCTTGCCATGAAGCAACTCACCAGATCCCTGCCCGCCGCCCTGCTGCTGATCGCTCTCGCCGCACCGGCCGCCGCCGAAACGAAATTCACCCTCTTGATGTCGGAGGTGGGCGATCCCTTGCTCGACAGCCTGCAGGCCTCCGTCCTCAACACGGCCACCTCCAAGTTCTCCGCCTCGGTCGATGTGGCGCAGGCGGCCGGTAACGGGGGAACCCAAGTGGTCCAGGGTCGGGCCGCCCTCGACGCGAAGCCGACAGCCCTGATCGTCAATCCCGTCGACGACGCCAGCGCCAGGACGATCACCGAGATGGCCGCGGCGGCCGGGATTCCGGTGGTGTTCGTGAACAAGCGCCCGAGCGGTCCGGTGGCCCATAGGATGGCGATCGTCAGCGCGAACCACCTCGTCGCAGGTCGGGTTCAGATGCGATTGCTCGCGCAGGGTCTCGGGGATCGCGGCAACGTGGCCATACTGCGCGGCAAGGACAGCGACAACGCCGCCCAGGAGCGCACCGCCGGCATGAAGGAGATCCTCGGGCAACGGCCGGGGCTGAAGCTCCTGGCGGAGGCGAGCGCCGATTGGAGCCGGCGGCGGGCGCAGGATCAGGTGACGGCATGGCTGCGCAGCGGCCTGAAGCCTGACGCCATCGCCGCCAACAACGACGAGATGGCGCTCGGTGCGGTGGCCGCCCTCAAAGCGGCCGGCCTGTCGGGCAAGGTCTTGGTCGGCGGCGTCGACGGAACCTCGGACGGGATTGCGGCCGTGAAGAGCGGCGAATTGTTGGTCAGCGTCCTTCAGGATGCGCCGATGCAGGGGGCCCAGGCGGTGAACGATGCCGTGAAGCTCGCCCGCGGAGAGTACGTGCAGCCCTACGACTGGGTGCCCCATCGATTGATCCTGCCGACGCGCGGCGACTTGGCAAACGGACGATGACGTGTGCAGTTCATAGAATCGAAACCAAGCCAAGGCGTTGCGTTATCTGAGGGTCTGTGACTCTTGACCCCGATTCGCCAGATTGGCCGCGCCGGGCGAAAGTTGTCGATGCGATCGCCTTCTACCGGGCGCAGGAATTCGAACGCTGTTGGCCGATCAACATCGCCGATCGGCTATCGGTCAGGTCGGATCACCTCCATCGCGGCTGAAGCGCGAACGATCTCCCGATCGCCCACGCAGGTCGCGATGCCAATCGTCGATTGAACCGCGCCGGGTTTCCCGGCAACTGTAATCACGCAACGGTGGCGGGATCGTAATCGGTGCCGGTGGCGAGCATGGCGTTGAGCGTGATGAGGAGCTTGCGCGCAGTCGCGATCAGGGCCGCCTTGGTCGGCTTGCCGGCCAAGGCCAGACGCTCGCGGAACGTGCGGAAGACGGCGGAGCGGCGCGAAGCCTGGAGCGCCGCGAGATAGAGGATCGTTCGCACGACCGGCCGCCCTCCGCCGATGTTACGCGGGCCGACGCGCTTGCCGCTGTCACGGGCGATCGGCGCCAAGCCGGCCAAGGCTGCGATGCGGCGTCGGTCGAGTTGCCCGAGTTCCGGCATCTCGGCAATCAGTGTCGCGGCGACGATAGGGCCGACGCCCGGCGCAGTCTGGAGCCGGCGGCCGATGGCCTGTGTCTCGGGATCGGCGTCGACCAAGGCGGCCATCAGCGCCTCGACCTTGGCGATGCGCCGGTCGAGAAGAGCGATCAGGCTGGTGATGTCGGCACGGGCCTGCTTGTCTGTAGTCTGCTGGAGCCGCGTGGCCTCCTGCTTGCGGATCTCGACAAGCTGACGGCGGCGCGTCGCCTGGGCCTGGAGCACGCGACGCGCCGCCGTTACCGGCTGCGTGGGTGCCGGTCGCAGCCGGGCACCCAGCTCGGCGAGCATGCGCGCGTCCACGCGGTCGGTCTTTCCGATTACCCCCATGGCCCGTGCGAAGTCGCGGGCTTGGCGCGGGTTCACGCGGCTGGCTCAAGCAGCATCGCCGCATCGCCACCCGCTACGAGAAACGGGCCGCCAACTACCTCGCCATGGTCACGCTTGGCATCACCATGCTCTGGCTCACATGGCTTTGCAGAGACCGCCAAGGATCGAATTGCGGCAACAAATTCGACAAGAAAAGGCTCCTTCAAACTATCCAGCGGCATGTCAGCGGTTTACTTTGCAACAAATGTCGCATTCGAGCTTGAGACAAGTGTCGCAAGTTAGAGTCCGTCCGATAAGTCATGATGCTCGCCCGAGCCTTCGGACGAGGATCATGACGGCGGCGGCGTAGAGGAAGGCCTGGGCCGAGGCGAGGGTCGCTTCCGGGTCCTTCCAGAGGCGTCGGTTGCGGCTGATCCATCCGAAGAAGCGTTCCACCACCCATCGGCGTGGATGCACGGCGAAGCCGACCTGATCCTTCGGTTTGCGCACGATGTCGATGGTGATGACGGTGGCGGTCGCGGGTCTGTCGCCGGCATAGCCTGCATCGGCGAAAGCTCTGACGATGAACGGGAAGGTCCGCCGCGACAGGCGC
The genomic region above belongs to Methylorubrum extorquens and contains:
- a CDS encoding transposase, which translates into the protein MNPRQARDFARAMGVIGKTDRVDARMLAELGARLRPAPTQPVTAARRVLQAQATRRRQLVEIRKQEATRLQQTTDKQARADITSLIALLDRRIAKVEALMAALVDADPETQAIGRRLQTAPGVGPIVAATLIAEMPELGQLDRRRIAALAGLAPIARDSGKRVGPRNIGGGRPVVRTILYLAALQASRRSAVFRTFRERLALAGKPTKAALIATARKLLITLNAMLATGTDYDPATVA